A single region of the Sorghum bicolor cultivar BTx623 chromosome 7, Sorghum_bicolor_NCBIv3, whole genome shotgun sequence genome encodes:
- the LOC8067927 gene encoding probable xyloglucan glycosyltransferase 3, with protein sequence MAPPSSWWGSDQEQHGTPVVVKMDNPYSLVEIDGPGMPPSDKARGKNAKQFTWVLLLRAHRAVGCVAWLAGGFWGVLGAVNRRVRRSRDADEEPDAEASGRGRVMLRFLRAFLLLSLAMLALETVAHLKGWQFPQHLPGNLQELEEQLQHLPEHLRHLPENLRQLPDHLRVPERQEIQGWLHRAYVAWLEFRVDYIAWAIQKLSCFCILLFMVQSVDRIVQCLACFWIKIRGIKPRIPPPASAGKKKKPRRKSADVENGEADDDADGYFPMVLIQMPMCNEKEVYETSISHVCQMDWPRDRLLIQVLDDSDDEVCQMLIRAEVTKWSQRGVNIIYRHRLSRTGYKAGNLKSAMACDYVKDYEFVAIFDADFQPNPDFLKLTVPHFKEDPELGLVQARWSFVNKDENLLTRLQNINLCFHFEVEQQVNGVYLNFFGFNGTAGVWRIKALEDSGGWMERTTVEDMDIAVRAHLNGWKFIFLNDVKVLCELPESYQAYRKQQHRWHSGPMQLFRLCIPAIIRSKIPFWKKANLVMLFFLLRKLVLPFYSFTLFCVILPLTMFVPEAELPIWVICYIPVLMSLLNIMPAPKSFPFIIPYLLFENTMSVTKFNAMVSGLFQLGSSYEWIVTKKAGRTSSANDILAMAEADAHAPLPAKLARRVSEGGLEEWSRLREQEAAEWANKEDAAASLAAAAAAAPATPKKSSKAKKPNRIFKKELALACLLLTAATRSLLSKQGLHFYFLLFQGVTFLAVGLDLIGEQVS encoded by the exons atggcgccgccgagcTCGTGGTGGGGCAGCGATCAGGAGCAGCACGGCACGCCGGTGGTGGTGAAGATGGACAACCCTTACTCCCTTGTGGAGATCGACGGTCCCGGCATGCCGCCCTCCGACAAGGCCCGGGGCAAGAACGCGAAGCAGTTCACGTGGGTGCTGCTCCTGCGCGCGCACCGCGCCGTGGGTTGCGTGGCGTGGCTGGCCGGCGGGTTCTGGGGCGTCCTGGGCGCCGTGAACCGCCGCGTTCGCCGGAGCCGCGACGCCGACGAGGAGCCGGACGCCGAGGCCTCGGGCCGTGGCCGGGTCATGCTGCGGTTCCTGCGCGCCTTCCTGCTGCTCTCCCTGGCGATGCTGGCCCTGGAGACGGTGGCGCACCTCAAGGGGTGGCAGTTCCCGCAGCACCTGCCGGGGAACCTGCAGGAGCtggaggagcagctgcagcaccTCCCCGAGCACCTGCGCCACCTCCCCGAGAACCTCCGGCAGCTTCCCGACCACCTCCGCGTGCCGGAGCGGCAGGAGATCCAGGGCTGGCTGCACCGCGCGTACGTGGCCTGGCTGGAGTTCCGCGTCGACTACATCGCCTGGGCCATCCAGAAGCTGTCCTGCTTCTGCATCCTGCTCTTCATGGTCCAGTCCGTGGACCGCATCGTGCAGTGCCTCGCCTGCTTCTGGATCAAGATCCGCGGCATCAAGCCTCGTATCCCGCCGCCGGCGTCCGCCGGCAAGAAGAAGAAGCCTCGTCGGAAGAGCGCGGATGTCGAGAACGGTGAAGCCGACGACGACGCCGACGGCTACTTCCCCATGGTGCTCATCCAGATGCCCATGTGCAACGAGAAAGAG GTGTACGAGACATCGATCTCGCACGTGTGCCAGATGGACTGGCCGCGGGACCGGCTGCTGATCCAGGTGCTGGAcgactcggacgacgaggtgTGCCAGATGCTGATCAGGGCGGAGGTGACCAAGTGGAGCCAGCGCGgcgtcaacatcatctaccgcCACCGCCTGTCGCGCACCGGCTACAAGGCCGGCAACCTCAAGTCCGCCATGGCCTGCGACTACGTCAAGGACTACGAGTTCGTCGCCATCTTCGACGCAGACTTCCAGCCCAACCCGGACTTCCTCAAGCTCACCGTGCCACACTTCAAG GAGGACCCGGAGCTTGGTCTGGTCCAGGCTCGTTGGAGCTTCGTGAACAAGGACGAGAACCTGCTGACCCGGCTGCAGAACATCAACCTGTGCTTCCACTTCGAGGTCGAGCAGCAGGTCAATGGCGTCTACCTCAACTTCTTTGGCTTCAACGGCACGGCCGGCGTGTGGCGCATCAAGGCCCTCGAGGACTCCGGCGGCTGGATGGAGCGCACCACCGTCGAGGACATGGACATCGCCGTCCGCGCACACCTCAACGGCTGGAAGTTCATCTTCCTCAACGACGTCAAG GTCCTCTGCGAGCTGCCGGAGTCTTACCAGGCTTACAGGAAGCAGCAGCACAGGTGGCACTCCGGCCCCATGCAGCTCTTCCGCCTCTGCATCCCGGCCATCATCAGGTCCAAG ATCCCGTTCTGGAAGAAGGCGAACCTGGTGATGCTCTTCTTCCTGCTGCGCAAGCTGGTGCTGCCCTTCTACTCCTTCACGCTCTTCTGCGTGATCCTGCCGCTCACCATGTTCGTGCCGGAGGCGGAGCTGCCCATCTGGGTCATCTGCTACATCCCGGTTCTCATGTCGCTCCTCAACATCATGCCGGCGCCCAAGTCGTTCCCGTTCATCATCCCCTACCTCCTCTTCGAGAACACCATGTCCGTCACCAAGTTCAACGCCATGGTGTCCGGGCTGTTCCAGCTGGGGAGCTCCTACGAGTGGATCGTCACCAAGAAGGCCGGCCGCACCTCGTCCGCCAACGACATCCTCGCGATGGCCGAGGCCGACGCCCACGCGCCGCTGCCGGCCAAGCTCGCGCGCCGCGTCTCCGAGGGCGGCCTCGAGGAGTGGAGCAGGCTCAGGGAACAGGAGGCCGCCGAGTGGGCCAACAAGGAGGACGCCGCCGCGTCTctggctgccgccgccgccgccgcgccggccaCGCCCAAGAAGAGCAGCAAGGCCAAGAAGCCCAACCGGATCTTCAAGAAGGAGCTCGCGCTCGCGTGCCTCCTCCTCACGGCCGCCACGCGGAGCCTGCTCTCCAAGCAGGGGCTGCACTTCTACTTCCTGCTCTTCCAGGGCGTCACCTTC